In Niallia sp. FSL W8-0635, one genomic interval encodes:
- the deoC gene encoding deoxyribose-phosphate aldolase: MNIAKMIDHTLLKADATKEQIITLCEEAKQYTFASVCVNPTWVKVASELLNGTEVKVCTVIGFPLGATTSATKAFETEDAIKNGATEVDMVINIGALKDKNYDLVKEDIKAVVDAAKGKALSKVIIETSLLTNDEKEIACKLAVEAGADFVKTSTGFSTGGATVEDISLMRKTVGPEIGVKASGGVRSSEDTEKMIDAGATRIGASSGVAIVNGLTSTSDY; encoded by the coding sequence ATGAACATTGCTAAAATGATTGATCACACTTTATTGAAGGCGGATGCAACGAAAGAACAAATTATTACTCTTTGTGAAGAAGCAAAGCAGTATACATTTGCGTCTGTATGTGTTAATCCTACTTGGGTGAAAGTTGCAAGTGAATTGCTAAATGGAACAGAAGTAAAGGTGTGTACAGTGATTGGTTTCCCTTTAGGTGCAACTACTTCTGCAACGAAAGCATTTGAAACAGAAGATGCGATTAAAAATGGTGCTACAGAAGTAGATATGGTTATTAATATTGGAGCTCTAAAGGATAAAAATTATGATTTAGTAAAAGAAGATATAAAAGCAGTTGTAGATGCTGCCAAAGGTAAGGCATTATCAAAAGTAATTATTGAAACAAGCCTGTTAACAAATGATGAAAAAGAGATTGCTTGTAAATTAGCAGTGGAAGCAGGAGCTGATTTTGTAAAAACTTCAACAGGTTTTTCTACAGGCGGAGCAACAGTTGAGGACATTTCGCTAATGAGAAAAACTGTAGGTCCAGAAATAGGTGTGAAAGCGTCTGGCGGAGTACGTAGCAGCGAAGATACCGAAAAAATGATTGATGCAGGTGCGACTAGAATTGGTGCAAGTTCTGGAGTTGCAATTGTAAATGGATTAACAAGCACAAGTGACTATTGA
- the mtaB gene encoding tRNA (N(6)-L-threonylcarbamoyladenosine(37)-C(2))-methylthiotransferase MtaB — translation MPTVAFHTLGCKVNHYETEAIWQLFKQQGYERVEYENMSDVYVINTCTVTNTGDKKSRQVIRRAVRKNPDAVICVTGCYAQTSPAEIMAIPGVDIVVGTQDRVKMLEYIAQFKQERQPINAVGNIMKNRVYEEMDVPAFTDRTRASLKIQEGCNNFCTFCIIPWARGLMRSRDPQDVIKQAQQLVDAGYKEIVLTGIHTGGYGSDMKDYNLANLLRDLEAQVKGLKRLRISSIEASQITDEVIEVLDKSKIIVNHLHIPIQSGSDTVLKRMRRKYTMEFFAERITRLKEALPGLAITSDVIVGFPGETEEEFMETYNFIKDHKFSELHVFPYSKRTGTPAARMDNQIDEEVKNERVHRLISLSDQLAKEYSSNYEGEVVEVIPEEVYKEDGNGKLYVGYTDNYLKVVFPATEEMIGKIVKVKITKAGYPVNEGQFVRVLEEIEDQAAIVS, via the coding sequence ATGCCAACAGTTGCTTTTCATACATTAGGATGTAAAGTAAACCATTATGAAACGGAAGCGATCTGGCAGTTGTTTAAACAACAGGGCTATGAACGTGTAGAATATGAAAATATGTCTGATGTATATGTAATAAACACATGTACGGTTACAAATACAGGGGATAAAAAGAGCCGACAAGTCATTCGTCGTGCAGTGCGAAAAAACCCGGATGCAGTTATTTGTGTTACAGGCTGTTATGCACAAACTTCTCCAGCAGAAATCATGGCTATTCCTGGTGTCGATATTGTAGTTGGTACGCAGGATCGTGTGAAAATGCTAGAGTATATTGCGCAATTTAAACAAGAAAGACAGCCGATTAATGCGGTTGGTAATATAATGAAAAATCGTGTCTATGAGGAAATGGATGTTCCAGCTTTTACAGATAGAACCAGAGCATCTTTAAAAATTCAAGAAGGCTGTAATAATTTTTGTACATTCTGTATTATTCCATGGGCAAGAGGATTGATGCGATCTAGAGACCCACAAGACGTTATTAAGCAGGCACAACAACTAGTGGATGCTGGCTATAAAGAAATAGTCTTAACGGGAATTCATACAGGTGGATATGGCTCAGATATGAAGGATTATAACTTAGCAAACTTACTTCGTGACTTAGAAGCTCAAGTAAAGGGACTGAAGCGTCTTCGTATTTCTTCCATTGAAGCTAGTCAAATAACAGATGAAGTAATTGAAGTATTGGATAAATCAAAAATAATTGTAAATCATCTTCATATACCTATTCAATCTGGTTCTGATACTGTTTTAAAGAGAATGAGAAGAAAATATACGATGGAATTCTTTGCTGAAAGAATAACAAGGCTAAAAGAAGCTCTACCAGGATTAGCAATTACATCAGATGTTATTGTTGGTTTTCCAGGGGAGACAGAAGAAGAGTTCATGGAAACATATAATTTTATAAAAGACCATAAATTCTCTGAATTACATGTGTTCCCATATTCGAAGAGAACAGGAACTCCTGCAGCACGTATGGACAACCAAATTGATGAAGAAGTAAAGAATGAACGAGTACATCGTTTGATATCTCTTTCTGATCAATTAGCTAAAGAATATTCATCTAATTATGAAGGCGAAGTAGTAGAAGTTATTCCAGAGGAAGTTTACAAAGAGGACGGAAATGGAAAGCTATATGTTGGATATACAGATAACTATCTAAAAGTTGTATTTCCTGCTACAGAAGAAATGATTGGAAAAATTGTTAAAGTGAAAATTACAAAAGCTGGTTATCCTGTAAATGAAGGACAATTTGTCCGTGTTTTAGAGGAAATAGAAGACCAAGCTGCGATTGTTTCTTAA
- a CDS encoding 16S rRNA (uracil(1498)-N(3))-methyltransferase has product MQRYFAKNEEDTFIIQEDDYHHIVRVMRMDIDDEIYCVNDNQQVARCTIANISENEVTAKVLQWIEGEIELPVSVSIVSGMPKGDKLEWIIQKGTELGAYKFIPFIAARSVVKWDEKKGGKKLVRWNKIAKEAAEQSHRTLIPEVSAPIDIKQLIRLAEDYDVKLVAYEEEAREGESSMLTKSLKSMTKGQSILAVFGPEGGLNESEVALLKDYGFITCGLGPRILRTETAPLYLLSAVSYHFELME; this is encoded by the coding sequence TTGCAGCGCTATTTTGCTAAAAATGAAGAAGATACATTTATTATCCAAGAAGATGATTATCATCATATTGTACGAGTTATGCGAATGGATATTGACGATGAAATATACTGTGTAAATGACAATCAACAAGTAGCACGTTGTACAATAGCAAATATTTCCGAAAACGAAGTGACAGCAAAAGTGTTACAATGGATAGAAGGCGAAATAGAGCTACCTGTTTCTGTTTCCATAGTGAGCGGAATGCCAAAAGGGGATAAGCTAGAATGGATTATTCAAAAAGGGACAGAATTAGGTGCTTATAAGTTTATCCCTTTTATAGCAGCTCGCTCCGTCGTTAAATGGGATGAGAAAAAAGGTGGGAAAAAGCTTGTTCGCTGGAATAAAATAGCGAAAGAAGCGGCTGAACAATCCCATCGTACGTTGATACCAGAAGTAAGTGCTCCAATTGATATAAAACAATTAATTAGACTTGCAGAGGACTATGACGTTAAGTTAGTAGCATATGAAGAAGAGGCAAGAGAAGGCGAATCGTCCATGTTAACGAAAAGCTTAAAGTCGATGACAAAGGGACAATCTATCCTTGCTGTATTTGGACCAGAAGGTGGTCTAAATGAGTCAGAAGTAGCTTTATTAAAAGATTATGGATTTATAACATGTGGACTTGGTCCAAGAATATTAAGAACAGAGACAGCACCATTATACCTTTTGTCTGCTGTATCTTATCATTTTGAATTGATGGAGTGA
- the prmA gene encoding 50S ribosomal protein L11 methyltransferase produces the protein MKWSEITIHTTNEAIEPISNILHEAGASGVVIEDPFELIKEREDQFGEIYQLNPDDYPEEGVLVKAYLPINSFLGETVEAIKENINNLVLFNIDIGLNKVSIMEVNEEEWATAWKKYYHPVKISEKFTIVPTWENYTPVHTDELIIELDPGMAFGTGTHPTTVLCIQALERIVKKEDIVIDVGTGSGVLSIAAAMLGAKSVLALDLDEVAVRSAKLNIKLNKVHETTTVRQNNLLSGINEEADVIVANILAEVIVRFTDDVYRLLKEDGYFIASGIILQKKEEVKDAIIASGLEIIETVQMEDWVSITAQKRKK, from the coding sequence ATGAAATGGTCAGAAATCACAATTCATACGACAAATGAAGCGATTGAACCTATTTCGAATATTTTGCATGAAGCAGGTGCTAGTGGGGTAGTTATTGAAGACCCCTTTGAACTAATTAAAGAAAGAGAAGACCAATTCGGCGAAATCTACCAACTAAATCCTGATGATTATCCTGAAGAAGGCGTGCTTGTCAAAGCGTATTTACCAATCAATAGTTTTCTTGGAGAAACAGTAGAAGCAATTAAAGAAAACATCAATAATTTGGTGCTATTTAATATTGATATTGGTTTAAATAAAGTTTCCATTATGGAAGTTAATGAAGAAGAATGGGCTACCGCTTGGAAAAAATATTATCATCCTGTGAAAATATCGGAGAAATTTACCATTGTACCAACATGGGAGAATTATACGCCTGTCCATACGGATGAATTAATTATTGAATTAGATCCAGGTATGGCTTTCGGTACAGGTACTCATCCCACAACTGTATTATGTATCCAAGCTTTGGAAAGAATAGTTAAAAAAGAGGATATAGTTATTGATGTTGGTACTGGTTCTGGAGTGTTAAGCATTGCAGCAGCAATGTTAGGAGCTAAATCTGTACTTGCCTTAGATTTGGATGAAGTTGCGGTCCGCTCTGCAAAACTAAATATTAAATTGAACAAGGTTCATGAAACTACAACAGTCCGTCAAAATAATTTATTAAGTGGGATAAATGAAGAGGCAGATGTAATTGTTGCAAATATTTTGGCAGAGGTTATCGTACGATTTACAGATGATGTATACCGATTACTCAAGGAAGACGGTTACTTTATTGCTTCTGGTATCATTCTTCAGAAAAAAGAAGAAGTAAAAGATGCTATTATTGCATCTGGACTAGAAATAATAGAAACGGTTCAAATGGAAGATTGGGTGAGTATTACTGCTCAAAAAAGAAAGAAATAG
- the dnaJ gene encoding molecular chaperone DnaJ: MDKRDYYEVLGVSKGASKDEIKKAYRKLSKKYHPDINKDADADEKFKEVKEAYEVLSDDQKRAHYDQFGHTDPNQGFGGGAGDFGGFGGFEDIFSTFFGGGGSRRRDPNAPRQGADLQYTMTLSFEEAAFGKETEIEIPREENCETCNGTGAKPGTKPVTCKHCSGTGQLNVEQNTPFGRIVNRRTCNYCNGTGKEIKHKCSTCGGTGKVKKRRKISVKIPAGIDDGQQLRVSGQGEPGVNGGPAGDLYVVFHIRRHEFFERDGEDVYCEMPITFVQAALGDEVEVPTIHGKVKLKVPAGTQTGTKFRLKGKGIPNVRGYGQGDQHVIIRLVTPTKLSDKQKQLLQEFAEVSGVSPQGEEEDSFFSKVKKAFKGE, encoded by the coding sequence ATGGATAAACGAGATTACTATGAAGTCCTTGGAGTCAGCAAAGGCGCTTCTAAGGATGAAATAAAAAAGGCATATCGTAAGCTTTCAAAAAAATATCATCCAGATATTAATAAGGATGCAGATGCAGATGAGAAGTTTAAAGAAGTAAAAGAAGCATATGAAGTACTTAGTGATGATCAAAAAAGAGCTCATTATGATCAGTTTGGCCATACAGATCCTAACCAAGGTTTTGGTGGAGGAGCGGGAGACTTTGGCGGCTTCGGTGGTTTTGAAGATATTTTCAGCACTTTCTTTGGCGGTGGTGGATCAAGAAGAAGAGATCCTAACGCACCGCGCCAAGGAGCAGATTTACAGTATACGATGACTCTATCGTTTGAAGAAGCTGCGTTTGGTAAAGAAACCGAAATTGAAATACCAAGAGAAGAAAATTGTGAAACATGTAATGGAACAGGAGCAAAACCAGGTACTAAACCAGTAACATGTAAGCATTGTAGTGGTACAGGACAGCTGAATGTGGAGCAGAATACACCGTTCGGTCGGATTGTGAATAGAAGAACATGTAATTACTGTAATGGAACTGGTAAAGAGATTAAGCATAAATGTTCGACTTGTGGCGGAACAGGTAAAGTGAAGAAACGCCGTAAAATTAGTGTTAAAATACCAGCAGGAATTGATGATGGTCAACAATTAAGAGTCTCTGGACAAGGAGAACCTGGCGTTAACGGTGGACCAGCAGGAGATTTATATGTTGTATTCCATATAAGAAGACATGAGTTCTTCGAGCGTGATGGAGAAGACGTATATTGTGAAATGCCAATCACATTTGTTCAGGCTGCACTTGGAGATGAAGTAGAAGTACCAACTATTCATGGTAAAGTGAAGCTGAAAGTACCAGCTGGGACACAAACTGGAACGAAATTCCGACTTAAAGGCAAAGGAATTCCGAATGTACGTGGATATGGCCAAGGTGACCAGCATGTTATCATTCGTTTAGTTACACCTACAAAGTTATCAGATAAGCAAAAGCAACTATTACAAGAATTTGCTGAAGTATCTGGAGTTTCCCCTCAAGGAGAAGAAGAAGACAGCTTTTTCTCTAAAGTAAAAAAAGCATTTAAAGGTGAATAA
- the dnaK gene encoding molecular chaperone DnaK, which translates to MSKIIGIDLGTTNSCVAVLEGGEPKVIPNPEGNRTSPSVVAFKNGERQVGEVAKRQSITNPNTIMSIKRHMGTDYKVEVEGKNYSPQEVSAIILQYLKGYAEEYLGEKVTKAVITVPAYFNDAERQATKDAGKIAGLEVERIINEPTAAALAYGLDKTDEDQTILVYDLGGGTFDVSILELGDGVFEVKSTAGDNRLGGDDFDQVIIDYLVEQFKKENGIDLSKDKMALQRLKDAAEKAKKDLSGVASTQISLPFITAGEAGPLHLEVTLSRAKFEEISADLVERTMGPTRQALKDANLSASEIDKVILVGGSTRIPAVQEAIKKEIGKEPHRGVNPDEVVAMGAAIQGGVITGDVKDVVLLDVTPLSLGIETMGGVFTKLIDRNTTIPTSKSQVFSTAADSQTAVDIHVLQGERPMAADNKTLGRFQLADIPPAPRGIPQIEVSFDIDKNGIVNVRAKDLGTNKEQTITIKSSTGLSDEEIDKMVREAEENAEADKKRKEEVELRNEADQLVFTTEKTLKDLEGKVDESEVAKANEAKDALKAAIEKNELEDIRAKKDALQEIVQALSMKLYEEAAQAAQGGEGGASDKDDNVVDAEFEEVKDDK; encoded by the coding sequence ATGAGTAAAATTATTGGAATTGATTTAGGTACAACAAACTCTTGTGTTGCTGTACTTGAAGGTGGAGAACCAAAAGTTATCCCAAATCCAGAGGGTAATAGAACATCTCCATCTGTTGTAGCATTCAAAAATGGAGAACGTCAAGTAGGGGAAGTGGCAAAACGCCAATCTATTACAAACCCAAACACTATTATGTCTATTAAACGTCATATGGGTACTGATTATAAAGTTGAAGTAGAAGGCAAGAATTACTCTCCACAAGAAGTTTCTGCTATTATTCTTCAATACTTAAAAGGTTATGCAGAAGAGTATCTTGGAGAAAAAGTTACAAAAGCTGTTATTACAGTGCCTGCTTACTTCAATGATGCAGAACGTCAAGCAACAAAAGATGCTGGTAAAATTGCTGGTTTAGAAGTAGAACGTATTATCAACGAACCAACAGCTGCTGCATTAGCATATGGTCTTGATAAAACAGACGAAGACCAAACAATATTAGTTTATGACCTTGGTGGAGGTACTTTTGACGTATCTATCCTTGAACTTGGTGACGGGGTATTTGAAGTAAAATCTACTGCTGGTGACAACCGTCTTGGTGGAGATGACTTTGACCAAGTTATCATCGATTATTTAGTAGAACAATTTAAAAAAGAAAATGGAATTGATTTAAGCAAGGACAAAATGGCTCTACAACGTCTAAAAGACGCAGCAGAAAAAGCAAAAAAAGATCTTTCTGGTGTTGCTTCTACGCAAATTTCATTACCATTTATCACAGCTGGAGAAGCTGGACCACTTCATTTAGAAGTAACGTTATCTCGTGCTAAATTTGAAGAGATTTCAGCAGATTTAGTAGAGCGTACAATGGGACCAACTCGTCAAGCACTTAAAGATGCTAATCTTAGCGCATCTGAAATTGATAAAGTTATCTTAGTAGGTGGATCTACTCGTATCCCTGCTGTTCAAGAAGCAATCAAAAAAGAAATTGGGAAAGAGCCTCATAGAGGAGTAAACCCTGATGAAGTAGTTGCAATGGGTGCAGCTATCCAAGGTGGCGTAATTACTGGTGATGTAAAAGATGTTGTGCTTCTAGATGTTACACCACTTTCATTAGGTATCGAAACAATGGGTGGAGTATTTACGAAGTTAATTGATCGTAATACAACAATCCCAACATCTAAGTCCCAAGTATTCTCAACTGCTGCAGATAGCCAAACAGCTGTTGATATACACGTACTTCAAGGGGAGCGCCCAATGGCTGCAGATAATAAAACATTAGGCCGTTTCCAATTAGCTGATATTCCTCCAGCACCACGTGGAATTCCGCAAATCGAAGTATCATTTGATATCGACAAAAATGGTATTGTAAATGTTCGTGCGAAGGATCTTGGCACAAATAAAGAGCAAACTATTACGATTAAATCTTCTACTGGTTTATCAGATGAAGAAATCGACAAAATGGTTAGAGAAGCAGAAGAAAACGCTGAAGCAGATAAAAAGCGTAAAGAAGAAGTGGAACTACGCAATGAAGCGGATCAATTAGTTTTCACTACTGAAAAAACATTGAAAGATTTAGAAGGTAAAGTAGACGAAAGCGAAGTTGCGAAAGCAAATGAAGCGAAAGATGCATTAAAAGCTGCTATCGAGAAAAACGAATTAGAAGATATTCGTGCGAAAAAAGATGCTCTTCAAGAAATCGTTCAAGCCCTTTCTATGAAATTATATGAAGAGGCTGCTCAAGCTGCACAAGGCGGAGAAGGCGGAGCATCTGATAAAGATGACAACGTAGTAGATGCAGAGTTTGAAGAAGTAAAAGACGATAAGTAA
- the grpE gene encoding nucleotide exchange factor GrpE: protein MAEEKTTNSAEMEQEDVQVEETVEEVFEEAEATPSNEENADEEELKAANEKIAALEAKLEEESNRYLRLQADFDNSRRRSKLDMEAAQTYRAQSLVMDLLPSIDNLERALKIEAADEQTQSLYTGVEMVYRGIIEALKKEGVEAIEAVGTEFDPHLHQAVMQEEVEGTESNIVVEEFQKGYKLKDRVIRPAMVKVSQ from the coding sequence TTGGCAGAAGAAAAAACAACGAATAGTGCAGAGATGGAACAAGAAGATGTCCAAGTAGAAGAAACTGTTGAAGAAGTATTTGAAGAGGCTGAAGCAACTCCTTCCAATGAGGAAAATGCAGATGAGGAAGAACTAAAGGCAGCTAATGAAAAAATTGCTGCGCTAGAAGCAAAATTAGAAGAAGAATCTAATCGCTATCTTCGCCTGCAGGCTGATTTTGATAATTCACGTCGCAGATCAAAGCTTGACATGGAAGCGGCTCAAACATATAGAGCACAAAGTCTTGTAATGGACTTATTACCAAGCATCGATAATTTGGAAAGAGCATTAAAGATTGAGGCAGCAGATGAACAAACACAAAGCTTATATACTGGTGTTGAAATGGTTTATCGCGGTATCATTGAGGCTCTTAAAAAAGAGGGTGTAGAAGCTATTGAAGCGGTTGGGACAGAATTTGATCCACATCTTCATCAAGCAGTTATGCAAGAGGAAGTGGAAGGAACAGAATCTAATATCGTGGTAGAAGAGTTTCAAAAAGGGTATAAGCTAAAAGACAGAGTGATTCGACCTGCAATGGTTAAAGTAAGTCAATAA
- the hrcA gene encoding heat-inducible transcriptional repressor HrcA — MLTDRQLLILQVIIDDFISTAQPVGSRSLSKKENITFSSATIRNEMADLEESGFIEKTHSSSGRVPSEKGYRFYVDHLLSPQKLKRSDILRINSLFAEKIYELENIVQKSAKILSDLTNYTTIVLGPAVKENKLKKIQIVPLNNHTAIAIIVTDSGHVENRMFYLPDSIHAGEIEKLVNILNERLTGVPIDRLHNKIYKEVASLLKQHISNYEYLITSLSETVKIDTHEKLFFGGKTNILSQPEFHDITKIRNLLNMIEKEDGIPELIRNNSSDITIKIGRENNNTAMENCSIISASYSIGNEQIGSIAILGPTRMEYSRVVSLLNILSNDLTKVLTNLYQK; from the coding sequence GTGTTAACTGATCGTCAATTATTAATATTACAGGTGATTATTGATGATTTTATTTCAACAGCACAACCCGTTGGTTCAAGGAGCTTATCAAAGAAAGAAAATATCACGTTTAGCTCTGCCACCATTCGAAATGAAATGGCCGATTTAGAAGAATCCGGGTTTATCGAAAAAACTCATTCCTCTTCTGGTCGAGTTCCATCAGAAAAGGGTTATCGTTTTTATGTTGATCATCTTTTATCACCACAGAAATTAAAGCGTTCAGATATTTTGAGAATTAACTCCCTGTTTGCAGAGAAAATATACGAATTAGAAAATATTGTGCAAAAATCCGCAAAAATATTGTCTGATTTAACAAATTATACTACTATTGTCCTTGGGCCTGCCGTTAAGGAAAATAAGTTGAAGAAAATTCAAATTGTCCCTTTAAATAACCATACGGCAATTGCCATTATTGTGACAGATTCAGGTCATGTAGAAAACCGAATGTTCTATTTGCCTGATTCTATTCATGCAGGGGAAATAGAAAAATTGGTAAATATCTTAAACGAACGGTTAACAGGTGTCCCGATTGATCGGCTTCATAATAAGATTTATAAGGAAGTTGCTTCCTTGTTGAAACAGCATATTAGCAACTATGAGTATTTAATCACTTCACTTTCTGAAACGGTGAAAATTGATACGCATGAAAAATTATTCTTTGGCGGAAAGACCAATATTTTAAGTCAACCTGAGTTTCATGATATTACGAAAATAAGAAACTTGTTGAATATGATTGAAAAAGAGGATGGAATTCCAGAACTCATTCGCAATAATTCCTCAGATATAACTATTAAAATTGGCAGAGAAAATAATAATACTGCTATGGAAAACTGTAGTATAATATCTGCTTCTTACAGTATAGGGAATGAGCAAATTGGTTCAATCGCCATTCTTGGTCCAACAAGAATGGAATATTCAAGAGTTGTTAGCTTATTAAATATTTTATCGAATGATTTGACAAAAGTACTTACTAATTTGTATCAAAAATAA
- the hemW gene encoding radical SAM family heme chaperone HemW, whose amino-acid sequence MIKAAYIHIPFCEHICHYCDFNKVFLKGQPVDEYLDSLEKEIKLTIDKYGEHKLSTIFVGGGTPTSLSASQLDRLCGIINSELQHHPGLEYTFEANPGDLTEDKLKALYEGGVNRLSFGVQSFNNELLQRIGRTHKAEDVFSSIESAKKIGFNNISVDLIYSLPGQTLKDFQDTLKTAFTLDIQHYSGYSLIIEPKTIFYNLMRKGKLPTPGEDVEASMYGLLMEEMASHGFKQYEISNFAKPGFESTHNLTYWNNEQYFGFGAGSHGYVAGNRYSNFGPLKKYMQPIEQGDFPIMHEHKVPLIEQMEEELFLGLRKNKGVSLSAFEEKYNKKVSQLFGKEIKGLIDRELIEIEGEFLKLTEKGRFLGNEVFQSFIGVLE is encoded by the coding sequence TTGATTAAAGCAGCATATATTCATATTCCATTTTGTGAGCATATTTGTCACTACTGTGATTTTAATAAAGTATTTTTAAAAGGACAGCCGGTAGATGAATACTTAGATTCATTGGAGAAAGAAATAAAATTAACCATTGATAAATATGGTGAACATAAGCTTTCGACGATTTTTGTTGGAGGAGGCACACCGACAAGCTTATCTGCCTCCCAACTAGATAGGCTTTGTGGAATCATTAATTCAGAACTTCAGCATCATCCTGGGCTTGAATATACCTTTGAAGCAAATCCTGGTGACTTAACAGAAGATAAATTAAAGGCCCTATATGAGGGAGGTGTCAATCGTTTAAGCTTTGGTGTTCAATCTTTTAATAATGAGCTATTACAAAGGATTGGCAGAACCCATAAAGCTGAAGATGTATTTTCCTCTATTGAATCTGCGAAAAAGATTGGATTTAACAATATTAGTGTAGACTTAATTTATAGTTTACCAGGACAAACTTTGAAAGATTTTCAAGATACCTTAAAGACAGCATTTACTTTAGATATTCAGCATTATTCAGGTTACTCTCTAATTATTGAGCCGAAAACTATTTTTTATAACTTGATGAGAAAGGGAAAGCTACCAACACCAGGTGAAGATGTAGAAGCGAGCATGTATGGGTTGTTAATGGAAGAGATGGCAAGCCATGGATTTAAGCAATATGAAATCAGTAATTTTGCGAAGCCTGGATTTGAAAGCACACATAATCTAACATACTGGAACAATGAACAATACTTTGGGTTTGGAGCAGGCTCCCATGGCTACGTTGCGGGAAACCGCTACTCTAATTTTGGTCCTTTAAAAAAATACATGCAGCCAATAGAACAAGGGGATTTTCCGATTATGCATGAACATAAGGTACCGCTTATAGAGCAAATGGAAGAAGAATTATTCCTTGGATTGAGAAAAAATAAAGGGGTAAGTTTATCAGCATTTGAAGAAAAATATAATAAAAAAGTTTCACAGCTTTTTGGTAAGGAAATAAAGGGGCTAATTGACAGAGAGCTAATTGAAATAGAGGGTGAATTTTTAAAACTAACAGAAAAGGGAAGGTTTTTAGGGAATGAAGTGTTCCAATCTTTTATTGGAGTACTTGAATAA